A DNA window from Coffea arabica cultivar ET-39 chromosome 6c, Coffea Arabica ET-39 HiFi, whole genome shotgun sequence contains the following coding sequences:
- the LOC113692693 gene encoding conserved oligomeric Golgi complex subunit 1 isoform X2: MRIVKPPPPQSPSTTAAPTPGGGGGGYRNQDAELLFRTKPISEIRKVEATTRKEIEDKSEELRQLVGNRYRDLIDSADSIVQMKSTCEFISANISAIHHSIVSNLSSSIDSPRTVNSNANSNRARIYGIACRVKYLVDTPENIWGCLDESMFMEASARYIRAKHVHDYLIVMNNDSVGIRNGGSYNVLSKFPLLQHQWQIVESFKAQISQRSRERLLDQALLLELGINAYADALAAVAIIDELDPKQILTLFLDSRKSCILQKLSACSSNVNADSSDVISVFCQVLSIIQVSVGQVGELFLQVLNDMPLFYKTILGSPPASQLFGGIPNPDEEVRLWTAFRDKLESTMVMLDRDFLARTCSDWLRNCGKEIVNNINGRYLIDVIASGKELASAEKLIRETMDSKQVLEGSLEWLKSVFGSEIELPWKRTRELVLGDDSDLWDDIFEDAFLQRMKAIIDTRFEELSGAVSVVESVRTIVKTPSDVGFQSYPNRVPNAGGVWFMEPNIKRVGSSQCTEQNDVRTCLNAYFGAEVSRIRDAVDSRCELVLEDLLFFLESPKAHVRLKDLAPYLQDKCYATMSTILRDLKSELDLLDADLKNVDQEGESTPLAAIIVERSLFIGRLLFAFQKHSRHVPVILGSPRSWLNETFAGVSLKFHAALRYSRSSFDSFMSDSPGKKMLDSPKRQTSLAASALFGIDDNSSPQLEELSRTTQDLCIRAHNLWISWVSDELSIILSANVEKDDALSAAAPLRGWEKIAVKQERLNEGESEIQILLPSMPSIYINSFLFQACEEIHQVGGHVLDKPILQDFASRLLEKVIGIYVAFLECHGSQVSEKGILQILLDLRFVADVLSGGDVSSNTVPSKVPKVKLPFRIKQDIHETKSVIRERLDGLVSHLSQRLDPIDWLTSYINTRFLLIAIFSDDFDLIQL, encoded by the exons atgAGAATCGTAAAGCCGCCACCTCCTCAGTCCCCTTCCACCACCGCCGCTCCCACCCCCGGCGGTGGCGGTGGTGGTTACAGAAACCAAGATGCAGAATTGCTATTTCGAACGAAGCCCATCTCAGAGATCCGAAAAGTAGAGGCAACCACGAGGAAAGAGATCGAGGACAAGAGCGAGGAGTTGAGGCAACTTGTGGGCAATAGATACAGAGATCTTATAGATTCAGCCGATTCCATTGTTCAAATGAAGTCCACTTGTGAGTTTATCTCTGCTAACATTTCAGCTATTCATCATTCTATAGTCAGCAATCTTTCTTCATCAATTGATAGTCCTAGGACAGTCAATTCCAATGCCAATTCCAACAGGGCCCGGATTTATGGCATTGCTTGCCGGGTTAAGTATCTTGTAGATACCCCAGAAAATATTTGGGGTTGTCTTGATGAATCTATGTTTATGGAAGCTTCAGCTAGATATATCCGTGCAAAACATGTTCATGATTACCTAATTGTTATGAATAACGACAGTGTCGGTATTAGGAATGGTGGTAGTTACAATGTGTTGTCGAAATTTCCGTTGCTTCAGCATCAGTGGCAGATAGTGGAGAGTTTTAAGGCTCAGATCTCGCAGAGGAGTCGTGAGAGGTTGTTGGATCAAGCCCTTCTTCTTGAGCTTGGGATCAATGCTTATGCTGATGCTCTTGCTGCTGTTGCGATTATTGATGAGCTTGATCCGAAACAGATTCTGACTTTGTTTTTGGATTCACGAAAGTCTTGTATTTTACAGAAATTGAGTGCTTGTTCTAGTAATGTTAATGCTGATAGTTCTGATGTGATTTCAGTGTTCTGTCAAGTGTTGAGCATAATTCAGGTTAGTGTAGGGCAAGTTGGGGAGTTGTTTTTGCAGGTACTGAATGATATGCCTTTGTTTTATAAGACTATTTTGGGTTCACCCCCGGCTTCTCAGTTGTTTGGGGGGATTCCAAATCCTGACGAGGAAGTGAGGTTATGGACTGCATTTAGGGATAAACTGGAGTCTACCATGGTAATGTTAGACAGAGATTTTCTTGCGAGGACTTGTTCTGATTGGTTGAGGAATTGTGGAAAGGAGATTGTGAACAACATCAATGGGAGGTACTTGATTGATGTGATTGCAAGTGGGAAAGAGCTTGCTTCGGCTGAGAAGTTGATAAGAGAGACCATGGACAGTAAACAAGTCTTGGAGGGGAGTTTGGAGTGGCTTAAGAGTGTTTTTGGTTCTGAGATTGAATTGCCATGGAAAAGGACACGTGAACTTGTGTTGGGTGATGACTCTGATCTCTGGGACGACATATTTGAAGATGCTTTTCTTCAGAGGATGAAAGCAATTATTGATACCAGATTTGAGGAGTTGAGCGGAGCAGTGTCTGTTGTGGAGTCAGTCCGGACTATTGTGAAAACACCTAGTGATGTTGGTTTCCAGTCTTACCCGAATAGAGTTCCAAATGCTGGTGGAGTTTGGTTCATGGAACCAAATATTAAAAGAGTTGGTTCATCACAGTGTACTGAGCAGAATGATGTTCGTACTTGTCTCAATGCTTACTTTGGGGCAGAAGTTAGCCGAATCAGAGATGCCGTTGACAGCCGATGTGAGCTTGTCCTTGAGGACCTCCTCTTTTTCCTCGAGTCTCCAAAGGCACATGTAAGGTTGAAGGATTTGGCCCCATATTTGCAGGATAAATGTTACGCAACCATGTCAACCATATTGAGAGATCTTAAGAGCGAGCTAGACCTATTGGATGCTGACCTGAAAAATGTGGATCAGGAAGGTGAATCCACACCTCTGGCTGCCATAATTGTTGAGAGGTCTCTATTTATTGGTCGACTattgtttgctttccagaagCACTCTAGGCATGTGCCCGTAATTCTTGGTTCACCAAGATCGTGGTTGAATGAAACTTTTGCTGGTGTCTCGCTCAAGTTCCATGCTGCTTTGAGGTATTCTAGATCATCTTTTGACTCCTTTATGAGTGATAGTCCTGGAAAGAAAATGCTTGATTCCCCCAAAAGACAAACTTCATTGGCGGCATCTGCTTTGTTTGGAATAGATGACAATTCAAGTCCACAACTTGAAGAACTTAGCAGAACAACCCAAGATCTTTGCATTAGAGCACACAATTTATGGATATCATGGGTCTCTGATGAACTATCAATAATTCTCTCAGCGAATGTtgaaaaagatgatgccttATCAGCGGCTGCACCCTTGAGA GGATGGGAGAAGATTGCAGTCAAGCAAGAGCGGCTGAATGAAGGTGAATCGGAAATACAAATTTTGCTTCCATCTATGCCTTCTATTTATATCAACTCATTCCTGTTTCAAGCGTGCGAAGAAATTCATCAAGTTGGTGGTCATGTACTTGACAAGCCTATCCTACAAGATTTTGCTTCAAGACTACTGGAAAAG GTTATTGGTATTTATGTAGCTTTCCTTGAATGTCATGGATCTCAAGTGTCTGAAAAGGGAATTCTGCAAATCTTGTTGGATTTAAGATTTGTTGCTGATGTTTTATCTGGCGGTGATGTTAGTTCTAATACTGTGCCTTCAAAAGTACCAAAGGTAAAGCTTCCATTCAGAATCAAGCAGGACATCCATGAAACCAAGTCAGTGATTAGAGAGCGTCTTGACGGCTTGGTATCTCACCTTTCACAAAGACTGGATCCTATAGACTGGCTCAC AAGTTATATAAACACAAGGTTCCTCCTGATTGCCATTTTCTCTGATGATTTTGATTTAATTCAGCTATGA
- the LOC113692693 gene encoding conserved oligomeric Golgi complex subunit 1 isoform X1 — translation MRIVKPPPPQSPSTTAAPTPGGGGGGYRNQDAELLFRTKPISEIRKVEATTRKEIEDKSEELRQLVGNRYRDLIDSADSIVQMKSTCEFISANISAIHHSIVSNLSSSIDSPRTVNSNANSNRARIYGIACRVKYLVDTPENIWGCLDESMFMEASARYIRAKHVHDYLIVMNNDSVGIRNGGSYNVLSKFPLLQHQWQIVESFKAQISQRSRERLLDQALLLELGINAYADALAAVAIIDELDPKQILTLFLDSRKSCILQKLSACSSNVNADSSDVISVFCQVLSIIQVSVGQVGELFLQVLNDMPLFYKTILGSPPASQLFGGIPNPDEEVRLWTAFRDKLESTMVMLDRDFLARTCSDWLRNCGKEIVNNINGRYLIDVIASGKELASAEKLIRETMDSKQVLEGSLEWLKSVFGSEIELPWKRTRELVLGDDSDLWDDIFEDAFLQRMKAIIDTRFEELSGAVSVVESVRTIVKTPSDVGFQSYPNRVPNAGGVWFMEPNIKRVGSSQCTEQNDVRTCLNAYFGAEVSRIRDAVDSRCELVLEDLLFFLESPKAHVRLKDLAPYLQDKCYATMSTILRDLKSELDLLDADLKNVDQEGESTPLAAIIVERSLFIGRLLFAFQKHSRHVPVILGSPRSWLNETFAGVSLKFHAALRYSRSSFDSFMSDSPGKKMLDSPKRQTSLAASALFGIDDNSSPQLEELSRTTQDLCIRAHNLWISWVSDELSIILSANVEKDDALSAAAPLRGWEKIAVKQERLNEGESEIQILLPSMPSIYINSFLFQACEEIHQVGGHVLDKPILQDFASRLLEKVIGIYVAFLECHGSQVSEKGILQILLDLRFVADVLSGGDVSSNTVPSKVPKVKLPFRIKQDIHETKSVIRERLDGLVSHLSQRLDPIDWLTYEPYLRENGKQSYLRHAVLFGFFVQLNRLYMDTAQKLPSNSESNIMRCSDVPRFKYLPISAPALSSRGAARPSASTSIDDVSSRSSRNSYTTDELSRNIDYDDNSSLGMAAPFLRSFMQVGSRFGESTLRLGSILNDGQVGRFGDMLPAQAAGLLSSFTAGRLDS, via the exons atgAGAATCGTAAAGCCGCCACCTCCTCAGTCCCCTTCCACCACCGCCGCTCCCACCCCCGGCGGTGGCGGTGGTGGTTACAGAAACCAAGATGCAGAATTGCTATTTCGAACGAAGCCCATCTCAGAGATCCGAAAAGTAGAGGCAACCACGAGGAAAGAGATCGAGGACAAGAGCGAGGAGTTGAGGCAACTTGTGGGCAATAGATACAGAGATCTTATAGATTCAGCCGATTCCATTGTTCAAATGAAGTCCACTTGTGAGTTTATCTCTGCTAACATTTCAGCTATTCATCATTCTATAGTCAGCAATCTTTCTTCATCAATTGATAGTCCTAGGACAGTCAATTCCAATGCCAATTCCAACAGGGCCCGGATTTATGGCATTGCTTGCCGGGTTAAGTATCTTGTAGATACCCCAGAAAATATTTGGGGTTGTCTTGATGAATCTATGTTTATGGAAGCTTCAGCTAGATATATCCGTGCAAAACATGTTCATGATTACCTAATTGTTATGAATAACGACAGTGTCGGTATTAGGAATGGTGGTAGTTACAATGTGTTGTCGAAATTTCCGTTGCTTCAGCATCAGTGGCAGATAGTGGAGAGTTTTAAGGCTCAGATCTCGCAGAGGAGTCGTGAGAGGTTGTTGGATCAAGCCCTTCTTCTTGAGCTTGGGATCAATGCTTATGCTGATGCTCTTGCTGCTGTTGCGATTATTGATGAGCTTGATCCGAAACAGATTCTGACTTTGTTTTTGGATTCACGAAAGTCTTGTATTTTACAGAAATTGAGTGCTTGTTCTAGTAATGTTAATGCTGATAGTTCTGATGTGATTTCAGTGTTCTGTCAAGTGTTGAGCATAATTCAGGTTAGTGTAGGGCAAGTTGGGGAGTTGTTTTTGCAGGTACTGAATGATATGCCTTTGTTTTATAAGACTATTTTGGGTTCACCCCCGGCTTCTCAGTTGTTTGGGGGGATTCCAAATCCTGACGAGGAAGTGAGGTTATGGACTGCATTTAGGGATAAACTGGAGTCTACCATGGTAATGTTAGACAGAGATTTTCTTGCGAGGACTTGTTCTGATTGGTTGAGGAATTGTGGAAAGGAGATTGTGAACAACATCAATGGGAGGTACTTGATTGATGTGATTGCAAGTGGGAAAGAGCTTGCTTCGGCTGAGAAGTTGATAAGAGAGACCATGGACAGTAAACAAGTCTTGGAGGGGAGTTTGGAGTGGCTTAAGAGTGTTTTTGGTTCTGAGATTGAATTGCCATGGAAAAGGACACGTGAACTTGTGTTGGGTGATGACTCTGATCTCTGGGACGACATATTTGAAGATGCTTTTCTTCAGAGGATGAAAGCAATTATTGATACCAGATTTGAGGAGTTGAGCGGAGCAGTGTCTGTTGTGGAGTCAGTCCGGACTATTGTGAAAACACCTAGTGATGTTGGTTTCCAGTCTTACCCGAATAGAGTTCCAAATGCTGGTGGAGTTTGGTTCATGGAACCAAATATTAAAAGAGTTGGTTCATCACAGTGTACTGAGCAGAATGATGTTCGTACTTGTCTCAATGCTTACTTTGGGGCAGAAGTTAGCCGAATCAGAGATGCCGTTGACAGCCGATGTGAGCTTGTCCTTGAGGACCTCCTCTTTTTCCTCGAGTCTCCAAAGGCACATGTAAGGTTGAAGGATTTGGCCCCATATTTGCAGGATAAATGTTACGCAACCATGTCAACCATATTGAGAGATCTTAAGAGCGAGCTAGACCTATTGGATGCTGACCTGAAAAATGTGGATCAGGAAGGTGAATCCACACCTCTGGCTGCCATAATTGTTGAGAGGTCTCTATTTATTGGTCGACTattgtttgctttccagaagCACTCTAGGCATGTGCCCGTAATTCTTGGTTCACCAAGATCGTGGTTGAATGAAACTTTTGCTGGTGTCTCGCTCAAGTTCCATGCTGCTTTGAGGTATTCTAGATCATCTTTTGACTCCTTTATGAGTGATAGTCCTGGAAAGAAAATGCTTGATTCCCCCAAAAGACAAACTTCATTGGCGGCATCTGCTTTGTTTGGAATAGATGACAATTCAAGTCCACAACTTGAAGAACTTAGCAGAACAACCCAAGATCTTTGCATTAGAGCACACAATTTATGGATATCATGGGTCTCTGATGAACTATCAATAATTCTCTCAGCGAATGTtgaaaaagatgatgccttATCAGCGGCTGCACCCTTGAGA GGATGGGAGAAGATTGCAGTCAAGCAAGAGCGGCTGAATGAAGGTGAATCGGAAATACAAATTTTGCTTCCATCTATGCCTTCTATTTATATCAACTCATTCCTGTTTCAAGCGTGCGAAGAAATTCATCAAGTTGGTGGTCATGTACTTGACAAGCCTATCCTACAAGATTTTGCTTCAAGACTACTGGAAAAG GTTATTGGTATTTATGTAGCTTTCCTTGAATGTCATGGATCTCAAGTGTCTGAAAAGGGAATTCTGCAAATCTTGTTGGATTTAAGATTTGTTGCTGATGTTTTATCTGGCGGTGATGTTAGTTCTAATACTGTGCCTTCAAAAGTACCAAAGGTAAAGCTTCCATTCAGAATCAAGCAGGACATCCATGAAACCAAGTCAGTGATTAGAGAGCGTCTTGACGGCTTGGTATCTCACCTTTCACAAAGACTGGATCCTATAGACTGGCTCAC CTATGAGCCATACCTGCGGGAGAATGGGAAGCAATCATACTTGAGGCATGCTGTGCTTTTTGGATTCTTTGTCCAACTTAATAGACTGTATATGGACACAGCGCAAAAGTTGCCTAGTAATTCTGAATCAAATATCATGCGATGCTCTGATGTGCCTCGCTTCAAGTATCTTCCCATCAG TGCTCCAGCATTGTCTTCGAGAGGAGCAGCCAGGCCATCAGCTTCAACATCTATAGATGATGTTTCTTCTAGAAGTTCTCGGAACAGCTATACAACTGATGAGCTCTCACGGAACATTGATTATGATGATAACTCAAGTTTAGGGATGGCAGCGCCTTTCTTGAGGTCCTTCATGCAG GTTGGCAGCAGATTTGGGGAGAGCACTCTCAGACTGGGATCCATTCTTAATGATGGGCAAGTTGGCAGGTTTGGTGACATGTTACCTGCGCAGGCTGCTGGACTTCTTTCATCCTTCACGGCTGGCAGATTGGATTCTTGA